The genomic DNA GCAGCTCGACCAGGCGGGAGACGGCCTTGATGGTGTCCTTGTCGTACCGCAGCGCCCGCATCCGCCGCGCCGTCATCTTCGCGCCGACGACCTCGTGGTGGTGGAAGCTCACGCCGCCGCCGGGCTCGAACCGCCGGGTCGCGGGCTTGCCGATGTCGTGCAGCAGCGCCGCCAGGCGCAGCACGAGGTCCGGCCCGGGGACGTCCTGTTCTGGTGCGGTCGGGGGCGATTCCAGGGCGATGGCCTGGCCCAGCACCGTCAGGGAGTGCTCGTAGACGTCCTTGTGCCGGTGGTGCTCGTCGATCTCCAGGCGCAGCGCCGGCAGCTCCGGCACCACCCGCTCGGCCAGGCCCGTCTCCACGAACGCCCGGATGCCCGGGGTGGGGTCGGGGGCGAGGAGCAGCTTGCTCAGCTCGTCCCGGACGCGCTCGGCGGACACGATCTCCAGCGTCCCGGCCATCTGCTCCATCGCGGCCCGCACGGCCGGGTCGAGCTGCGACCCCAGCTGGGCCACGAACCGCGCGGCCCGCATCATCCGCAGCGGGTCGTCGGCGAAGCTCACCTCCGGCGGACCGGGGGTACGCAGGCGGCTCGCCGCGAGGTCCGCGAGGCCGTCGTGCGGGTCGACGAACGTCAGGTCGGGCAGGCGCAGCGCCATCGCGTTCACCGTGAAGTCGCGGCGGCGCAGGTCGTCGGTCAGCGAGTCGCCGAACTCGACGAGGGGCTTGCGGGAGGTGCGGTCGTAGGCGTCGGCGCGGTACGTCGTGATCTCGATGGTCTGCGCCGCCCCGGCGTACTGCTTGCGCAGCCCGATCGTCCCGAACGCCCGGCCGACGTCCCACTGCGCGTCGGCCCAGCCCGCGGTGAGGGCCTCGATCCGCTCCGGCCGCGCGGAGGTGGTCAGGTCGAGGTCGAGCGAGGTGCGCCCCAGGAAGGCATCCCGCACCGGCCCGCCGACGAGGGCCAGCTCGTGGCCGTCGGCGGCGAAGATCGCGCCGAGTTCCTGGAGCAGCGGAAGCACCGGCGCGAGGCGGCGCACGGCCTGGCGCAGCAGGGCATCGACGTCGGTGGTGGGCGCGGGCACGGTCCCCAAGCCTAAAGGGGGCGGCGGCGGCGAGGGGACGTCGGGTGCGCCGGGGCAGCGACCGTACGCCGGTCGCGCGGCGGCAGGGACCTGTAGGCCGGGCGCACCGGCGGCAGGGACCCGTACGCCGGGCGCGCGGAACGGCGTCGTCGTCCCGGCAGGGGCGCCGGATACAGTGACAGGATGACCGCCTCCCCGCGCCCGGACCGCCTGCCTCGGCGGCTTCCGGCCGTGTCGGAGACGTCGGCCGGCGGCATCGTCGTGGACGTTTGGGAAGGTCAGGCCCGCATTGCCGTCATCGCCCGCCGCAACCGCGCGGGCCGGGTCGAGTGGTGTCTGCCGAAGGGTCACCAGGAGGGTGACGAGACGCTCGAGCAGACCGCGGCCCGGGAGGTCGCGGAGGAGACCGGCATCGAGGGGCGAGTGCTCACGGTGTTGGGCACCATCGACTACTGGTTCAGCAC from Austwickia sp. includes the following:
- a CDS encoding CCA tRNA nucleotidyltransferase; protein product: MRQAVRRLAPVLPLLQELGAIFAADGHELALVGGPVRDAFLGRTSLDLDLTTSARPERIEALTAGWADAQWDVGRAFGTIGLRKQYAGAAQTIEITTYRADAYDRTSRKPLVEFGDSLTDDLRRRDFTVNAMALRLPDLTFVDPHDGLADLAASRLRTPGPPEVSFADDPLRMMRAARFVAQLGSQLDPAVRAAMEQMAGTLEIVSAERVRDELSKLLLAPDPTPGIRAFVETGLAERVVPELPALRLEIDEHHRHKDVYEHSLTVLGQAIALESPPTAPEQDVPGPDLVLRLAALLHDIGKPATRRFEPGGGVSFHHHEVVGAKMTARRMRALRYDKDTIKAVSRLVELHLRFHGYGAGEWTDSAVRRYVTDAGPLLPRLHRLTRADCTTRNARKAARLQATYADLEARIERLTAEEELAKVRPELDGNEIGAILGIPPGRVLGRAYQHLLALRLDAGPVGKEAAEVELRRWWAEQPESRTGAE
- a CDS encoding NUDIX hydrolase; translation: MTASPRPDRLPRRLPAVSETSAGGIVVDVWEGQARIAVIARRNRAGRVEWCLPKGHQEGDETLEQTAAREVAEETGIEGRVLTVLGTIDYWFSTQEKRVHKIVHHYLLEAIGGELTVENDPDREAIDVKWFPLTSVHERLTFPNERRIARLAWERLAGQR